In Campylobacter concisus, a single window of DNA contains:
- a CDS encoding DoxX family protein, with amino-acid sequence MKNVDLGLLFIRLGLGICLFMHGFGKILHGLSGVKGILVNAGLPEFLAYFSYLGEVLAPIMLIIGFYSRVGAILVLGTSITILYSYYGFANLFALNEVNGFKSELIYLYIAISLCILLIGSGKYAVKQD; translated from the coding sequence ATGAAAAACGTTGATCTTGGACTTTTATTTATACGTTTAGGACTTGGTATCTGCCTTTTTATGCATGGTTTTGGTAAAATTTTACATGGACTTAGTGGGGTAAAAGGTATATTGGTCAATGCTGGTTTGCCTGAATTTTTAGCATATTTTTCTTATCTTGGAGAGGTCTTAGCGCCAATTATGTTAATTATTGGTTTTTATTCAAGGGTAGGTGCTATCCTAGTTTTAGGTACTAGTATTACTATTTTATACTCGTACTATGGATTTGCAAATTTATTTGCATTAAACGAGGTTAATGGATTTAAATCAGAGCTTATTTACCTTTATATTGCTATTTCACTTTGTATTCTTTTGATAGGTAGTGGCAAATATGCTGTCAAACAAGACTAA
- the rpsL gene encoding 30S ribosomal protein S12: MPTINQLVRKERKKVTVKSKSPALKECPQRRGVCTRVYTTTPKKPNSALRKVAKVRLTSGFEVISYIGGEGHNLQEHSIVLVRGGRVKDLPGVKYHIVRGALDTAGVAKRTVSRSKYGAKRPKAGAAAATKK; this comes from the coding sequence GTGCCAACCATAAATCAATTGGTCAGAAAAGAACGCAAGAAAGTGACTGTTAAGTCAAAATCTCCAGCGTTAAAAGAGTGCCCTCAAAGAAGAGGAGTTTGCACTAGGGTTTATACTACAACTCCTAAAAAACCAAACTCGGCTTTGAGGAAAGTTGCCAAAGTTAGGCTAACAAGCGGTTTTGAAGTCATCAGCTATATCGGTGGTGAAGGTCACAACCTACAAGAACACAGTATCGTTTTAGTTCGCGGCGGTAGGGTTAAAGACTTACCAGGTGTTAAATATCACATCGTTCGTGGTGCACTTGATACTGCTGGTGTTGCAAAAAGAACAGTTTCTCGTTCTAAATATGGTGCAAAACGCCCTAAAGCTGGCGCTGCAGCTGCAACAAAAAAGTAA
- the rpsG gene encoding 30S ribosomal protein S7: protein MRRRKAPVREVLPDPIYGNKIITKFINSLMYDGKKSVATEIMYGAIKAIEKKNAEVKGIDVFNDAIENVKPILEVKSRRVGGATYQVPVEVRPARQQALAIRWLITYARKRSERTMIDKLANELLDAANSKGASFKKKEDTYKMAEANKAFAHYRW, encoded by the coding sequence ATGAGAAGAAGAAAAGCCCCTGTAAGGGAAGTCTTACCTGATCCGATTTACGGAAATAAAATAATCACTAAATTTATTAATTCTCTTATGTATGATGGCAAAAAAAGCGTCGCTACTGAGATAATGTATGGTGCTATTAAAGCCATAGAAAAGAAAAATGCTGAGGTTAAAGGCATCGACGTTTTTAATGATGCTATTGAAAATGTAAAACCTATTTTAGAAGTTAAATCACGCCGTGTTGGTGGTGCTACTTATCAAGTACCAGTTGAGGTTCGCCCAGCTCGCCAACAAGCCCTTGCTATCCGCTGGCTTATAACTTACGCTAGAAAAAGAAGCGAAAGAACTATGATAGATAAACTAGCGAATGAGCTCTTAGATGCGGCAAACTCAAAAGGTGCATCTTTCAAGAAGAAGGAAGATACTTACAAGATGGCAGAGGCTAATAAAGCATTTGCTCACTACCGCTGGTAA
- the fusA gene encoding elongation factor G gives MAERKTPLHKVRNIGIAAHIDAGKTTTSERILFFTGMSHKIGEVHDGAATMDWMEQEKERGITITSAATTAFWKGYQINLIDTPGHVDFTIEVERSMRVLDGAVSVFCSVGGVQPQSETVWRQANKYHVPRIVFVNKMDRIGANFFRVEEQIRERLKANPIPIQIPIGAEDNFRGVVDLVRMKAYVWNDEKKPTDYVEEEIPAEVKDKAEEYRAKLIEAVSETDDSLMEKFFAGEELTEEEIKKGIKAGCLRMTITPMLCGTAFKNKGIQPLLDAVVDYLPAPDEIAAINGVYEDGTEVTVESTDNGEFAALAFKIMTDPFVGQLTFIRVYRGSLESGSYAYNTVQDCKERIGRLLKMHSNKREEITELFAGEIGAVVGLKNTLTGDTLASEKDKVILERMDFPEPVISVAVEPKTKADQEKMAIALQKLAQEDPSFRVSTDEESGQTIISGMGELHLEIIVDRMLREFKVDAEVGQPQVAYRETIRKSVEQEYKYAKQSGGRGQYGHVFLRIEPLPAASGFEFVNDIKGGVVPKEYIPAVEKGCKEALQSGVLAGYPVEDVKVTLFDGSYHEVDSSEMAFKLAASMGFKEGARKAGAVILEPMMKVEVETPEEYMGDVIGDLNKRRGQVNSMDDRNGVKIIAAYCPLAQMFGYSTDLRSMTQGRATYSMEFDHYEEVPKNVSEEIIKKRNG, from the coding sequence ATGGCAGAGAGAAAAACGCCTTTACATAAGGTAAGAAATATCGGTATTGCGGCTCACATTGATGCTGGAAAGACAACTACTAGTGAGAGAATTTTATTCTTTACTGGCATGAGCCATAAAATAGGTGAGGTTCATGATGGTGCTGCTACCATGGACTGGATGGAACAAGAAAAAGAGCGTGGTATTACTATTACTTCAGCTGCAACTACGGCATTTTGGAAGGGTTATCAAATAAACCTAATCGACACTCCGGGACACGTTGACTTTACTATCGAAGTTGAGCGTTCTATGCGTGTTCTTGACGGTGCTGTTTCAGTATTTTGTTCTGTTGGAGGTGTTCAACCACAATCAGAAACTGTTTGGAGACAAGCAAATAAATATCACGTACCAAGAATTGTTTTTGTTAATAAAATGGACAGAATTGGTGCAAATTTCTTTAGAGTTGAAGAGCAAATCAGGGAAAGACTAAAAGCAAACCCAATTCCTATTCAAATTCCTATAGGTGCCGAGGATAACTTTAGAGGTGTGGTTGACCTTGTAAGAATGAAAGCTTATGTTTGGAATGACGAGAAAAAGCCAACTGACTATGTAGAAGAAGAAATTCCAGCTGAAGTTAAAGATAAAGCTGAAGAATACCGCGCAAAACTAATCGAAGCTGTTTCTGAAACAGACGATAGCTTGATGGAGAAATTCTTTGCAGGCGAAGAACTAACTGAAGAAGAGATCAAAAAAGGTATAAAAGCAGGCTGCTTAAGAATGACTATCACACCTATGCTTTGCGGAACTGCGTTTAAGAACAAAGGTATCCAACCTCTACTTGATGCTGTTGTTGATTATTTACCAGCTCCAGATGAGATCGCAGCGATAAATGGTGTTTATGAAGATGGCACTGAAGTGACTGTTGAAAGTACAGATAATGGCGAATTTGCTGCTCTTGCGTTTAAGATCATGACTGACCCATTTGTTGGACAGCTAACATTTATCCGTGTTTATAGAGGAAGCCTTGAAAGCGGTAGTTATGCTTACAACACAGTTCAAGACTGCAAAGAGAGAATCGGCCGCTTACTAAAAATGCACTCAAATAAACGTGAAGAGATTACAGAACTTTTCGCTGGTGAAATCGGTGCTGTTGTTGGTCTAAAAAATACCCTAACCGGCGATACTCTTGCAAGTGAAAAAGATAAAGTTATCCTTGAGAGAATGGACTTCCCAGAGCCAGTTATTAGTGTTGCGGTTGAGCCAAAAACAAAAGCAGATCAAGAAAAAATGGCGATCGCTCTTCAAAAACTAGCTCAAGAAGATCCAAGCTTTAGAGTTAGCACTGATGAAGAGAGCGGACAAACTATCATTAGTGGTATGGGTGAGCTTCACCTAGAGATCATTGTTGATCGTATGCTTCGTGAATTTAAAGTAGATGCTGAAGTTGGTCAGCCACAAGTTGCATACCGCGAGACTATCCGTAAGTCAGTTGAACAAGAGTATAAGTATGCTAAACAATCAGGTGGTCGTGGTCAATATGGTCACGTATTCTTACGTATCGAGCCACTTCCAGCTGCTAGTGGATTTGAATTTGTTAACGACATCAAAGGTGGTGTTGTTCCAAAAGAGTACATCCCAGCTGTTGAAAAAGGTTGTAAAGAGGCACTTCAAAGCGGTGTTCTTGCTGGATATCCAGTTGAAGATGTTAAAGTTACACTTTTTGATGGTAGTTACCACGAAGTTGACTCATCTGAAATGGCGTTTAAACTTGCTGCTTCAATGGGCTTTAAAGAGGGCGCTAGAAAAGCAGGCGCGGTTATCCTTGAGCCAATGATGAAAGTTGAAGTTGAGACTCCAGAAGAGTATATGGGTGATGTTATCGGTGACCTTAATAAACGCCGTGGGCAAGTAAATTCAATGGATGATAGAAATGGTGTAAAAATCATTGCAGCTTATTGTCCACTTGCTCAAATGTTTGGCTACTCAACAGATCTTCGCTCAATGACTCAAGGTCGTGCGACTTACTCTATGGAATTTGATCACTACGAAGAAGTTCCTAAAAACGTAAGTGAAGAGATCATTAAAAAGAGAAATGGCTAA
- a CDS encoding rhodanese-like domain-containing protein codes for MKKILLLGAVCCMLSADVKTVNISPDEIKKYDQIIDIRTPSEWQETGVIAGAKTITFNPNDKSAFLEELSKEVDVKKPIALVCRSGRRSTAAAAAIDSSDLKIINLDGGMSSLIEQGYKTTPYKK; via the coding sequence ATGAAAAAAATTTTACTTTTAGGAGCTGTTTGTTGTATGTTGTCAGCTGATGTTAAAACCGTTAATATAAGCCCAGACGAGATCAAAAAATATGATCAGATTATCGATATAAGAACTCCATCTGAGTGGCAAGAGACTGGCGTTATCGCAGGTGCAAAGACTATAACTTTTAATCCAAACGATAAGAGTGCATTTTTAGAGGAGCTTTCAAAAGAAGTTGATGTCAAAAAACCTATTGCTCTTGTTTGCAGAAGCGGCAGAAGAAGCACAGCAGCTGCAGCAGCGATAGATAGCTCAGATCTTAAGATAATAAATTTAGATGGAGGTATGAGTAGCTTGATTGAGCAAGGCTACAAAACTACGCCTTATAAAAAATAG
- a CDS encoding Dps family protein: MSKVILQLNVIQADANALYIKFHDLHWNVKGIQFFSVHEYTEKAYEDMSEIFDDTAERALMLGGRPIVKAEELAKVTHIKHEPKEIYTPTEVLEIVLADYKHLLGEFKKLDELAEGDTTTQMYAQDQIAKFEKAIWMLNATLSK; the protein is encoded by the coding sequence ATGTCAAAAGTTATTTTACAATTAAATGTTATTCAGGCTGATGCAAATGCACTTTATATTAAATTTCACGATCTTCACTGGAATGTAAAAGGTATTCAATTTTTTAGCGTTCATGAATACACAGAAAAGGCTTACGAAGATATGAGTGAGATATTTGACGATACAGCTGAGAGAGCTCTTATGCTTGGTGGCAGACCTATTGTCAAGGCTGAGGAGCTAGCAAAAGTTACTCATATCAAACACGAGCCAAAAGAAATTTACACTCCAACTGAGGTTTTAGAGATTGTCTTGGCTGATTATAAACACCTTTTGGGCGAGTTTAAAAAGCTTGACGAACTTGCAGAAGGCGATACAACAACTCAAATGTATGCACAAGATCAAATCGCAAAATTTGAAAAAGCGATCTGGATGCTAAACGCAACACTTAGCAAATAA
- a CDS encoding hydrogenase-4 component G, which yields MKISQIANSYDNLGLKGNVKSEISLHKDEKNISKKESEITNLTAKDISNSYFLQYQKDIVKSSSSNLLAQSGLSFNAPKNLSEILSGLDLANIGYNGKSLNELSSDEANDLISENGFFGIANTVDRIASFVLNGAGDDVEKLKAGREGAAKGFEDAKKIWGGELPEISQKTIEKTLETLDKKIAELGGNVLNVSA from the coding sequence ATGAAAATTTCTCAAATTGCAAACTCATACGATAATTTAGGTCTAAAAGGAAATGTAAAATCAGAAATTTCGCTTCATAAAGATGAAAAGAATATCTCTAAAAAAGAGTCTGAAATTACAAATTTAACAGCCAAAGACATTTCAAATAGCTACTTTTTGCAGTATCAAAAAGATATCGTTAAAAGTAGTAGTTCAAATTTACTAGCCCAAAGCGGCTTAAGCTTTAATGCGCCTAAAAATTTATCAGAAATTTTATCAGGACTTGATCTTGCAAATATCGGCTATAACGGTAAATCTTTAAACGAGCTAAGTAGTGACGAGGCAAATGATCTTATCAGCGAGAATGGATTTTTTGGTATCGCAAATACGGTTGATAGGATAGCTAGCTTTGTGCTAAATGGTGCAGGTGATGACGTGGAAAAACTAAAAGCTGGTAGAGAGGGCGCGGCAAAGGGTTTTGAGGATGCGAAGAAAATTTGGGGAGGTGAGCTTCCTGAAATTTCACAAAAGACTATCGAAAAGACCCTTGAGACACTTGATAAAAAGATCGCCGAGCTTGGCGGTAACGTTTTAAATGTTTCAGCTTAA
- a CDS encoding major outer membrane protein — MKLTKISLAALVALGAFSSVASATPLEEAIKNVDLSGFARYRYTHTHEYDKRQENVIKANDAKHNFKMITNFKAAIDDNFFGVIGLRYNANDGSGDNVDAGTDKTDTKTPFNVHQFYLGYKAGNTTITAGKQEIGSYFTDDAIGTGVRVVNEDIEGLTLTALAFDALEGGDESDGDLYKTNVTNNLDGYDVGNLYAAGIAGSYDPINFQLWYASLTNLADLLAADVSANFAINDDISLGGRINYVNSTADKEAKNYLSSLNGYKYNDGNFYAGELSASLFGLDLSAGYIGWKVQDKGATSFSFEDQGSLIDAGEDVFDWTLTEGKGNFFYATSAYAFDKFTVGLDYVKGNIKTAGANNQDVKEKIEEFVPRFAYQYSKKLKFSSFYSFQTHKFANDVKAKEDKFRFEAKYSF; from the coding sequence ATGAAACTAACGAAAATTAGTTTAGCCGCTTTGGTTGCTTTAGGTGCATTTTCAAGCGTAGCAAGTGCTACTCCACTTGAAGAAGCTATAAAAAATGTAGATCTTTCAGGATTTGCAAGATATAGATATACTCATACTCATGAGTATGACAAAAGACAAGAAAATGTCATAAAAGCCAATGATGCAAAACATAACTTTAAAATGATTACAAATTTTAAAGCTGCCATCGATGATAACTTCTTTGGTGTTATCGGCCTAAGATATAATGCAAACGATGGTTCAGGTGATAATGTAGACGCAGGAACAGACAAGACAGATACAAAGACACCTTTTAATGTTCACCAATTCTATCTTGGTTATAAAGCTGGAAATACTACTATAACAGCTGGCAAACAAGAGATTGGCTCATACTTTACAGATGATGCTATCGGTACTGGTGTAAGAGTAGTAAATGAAGATATTGAAGGTCTTACCCTAACAGCTTTAGCTTTTGATGCACTAGAGGGTGGAGATGAAAGCGATGGCGATCTATATAAAACAAACGTAACCAATAACCTAGATGGTTACGATGTTGGAAATCTATATGCAGCTGGTATCGCTGGTTCATATGATCCTATCAATTTCCAACTATGGTATGCTAGTCTAACAAATCTAGCTGACCTACTTGCAGCTGATGTTTCAGCAAATTTTGCTATTAATGATGATATTAGCTTAGGCGGTAGAATCAACTATGTAAATAGTACAGCTGATAAAGAAGCAAAAAATTATTTATCTTCATTAAATGGTTATAAATACAATGATGGTAACTTCTATGCTGGTGAACTTTCAGCTTCACTATTTGGTCTTGATTTATCTGCTGGCTATATAGGTTGGAAAGTTCAAGATAAGGGCGCAACATCATTTAGTTTTGAAGATCAAGGTTCTTTGATAGATGCTGGTGAAGATGTATTTGATTGGACGCTTACAGAAGGTAAAGGTAACTTCTTCTATGCAACAAGTGCATATGCATTTGATAAATTTACAGTTGGCTTGGATTATGTAAAAGGCAATATAAAAACTGCAGGAGCAAATAATCAAGATGTAAAAGAGAAAATAGAAGAATTTGTTCCAAGATTTGCTTATCAATACAGCAAAAAGTTGAAATTTAGCTCATTCTACTCTTTCCAAACACATAAATTTGCTAATGATGTTAAAGCAAAAGAAGATAAATTTAGATTTGAGGCTAAATACTCATTCTAA
- a CDS encoding c-type cytochrome — MKSIKISFLACFLVANAFAASQVYYIEARGEFGKELAEMAKKQANDRNEKVNVYVDEDPRRYKDNRILKLGVDRKGRYSVSLGKELYEKQCASCHGENADKRPFGSTPLKNMDAKDIEDSIISYRSDSSFGGSGKNVMQNQAKILSNNDLGAILAYLKGKDAFAEQDVNENKPVSTQTKQGSYLR, encoded by the coding sequence ATGAAAAGTATTAAAATTTCTTTTTTGGCGTGTTTTTTGGTGGCAAATGCCTTTGCAGCTTCACAAGTCTACTATATAGAAGCTCGTGGTGAGTTTGGTAAAGAACTTGCAGAAATGGCAAAAAAGCAGGCTAATGATAGAAATGAAAAAGTAAATGTCTATGTCGATGAAGATCCAAGACGCTATAAAGATAATAGAATTTTAAAATTGGGCGTTGATAGAAAGGGCAGATATAGTGTTTCTTTGGGTAAGGAGCTTTATGAAAAGCAATGTGCTAGCTGTCATGGCGAGAATGCTGATAAAAGACCATTTGGTTCAACGCCTCTAAAAAATATGGATGCTAAGGATATTGAAGATAGCATCATCTCTTATAGAAGTGACTCAAGTTTTGGTGGAAGCGGTAAAAATGTAATGCAAAATCAAGCTAAAATTCTTTCAAATAATGACCTTGGTGCGATTCTTGCCTATCTAAAGGGCAAAGATGCATTTGCTGAACAAGACGTAAATGAAAACAAACCAGTCTCTACTCAAACAAAGCAAGGCAGTTATTTAAGATAA
- the ccsA gene encoding cytochrome c biogenesis protein CcsA, with product MLNPRSLFLSMGPAIILMIIFAIASGAATIIESKTSTEAAWYYVYGASWFALIQLLLGINLAYNIFRYNLIDPKKLPSLIFHLGFIVILIGAGITRYLGFEADMHIREKTQSNIVTTKISYLNLTALNDNGEEINAALPLGISDAKKGFDLKLKIADNEANLKFKEFVPNASYKFVDDKNGQPVVEFVVSNESESEEIFLLEEEEARVADISFIFNAKPDESKKYVLFKLVDGNFTVTSNTDLSKFTMSDSSKTELKAGSVNDFGMGSLYTISNINFAPRLVSTHALRKLVSTKDSEFNALIAELNYKGESKEMHIFYNLTEPSRLAVAGQKFNASWGAQQVKLPFSLYLKDFELKRYPGSNSPMSYSSEVIVKDDTNMSGLDYKIYMNHVLDYDGYRFFQSSYDTDEKGTILSVNKDPGKIPTYIGYFLLGLGFVLNVVNPGSRFRKLAKLIDNESTKGGKKVVAIIAIMLLSLSFSSLKAEDFLPNISKEHTQKLSRLIVQSSDGRMKPFDTLSKEILNKIHRSENINSLNSNQAMLSIMVTPDFWRNEKIISLGQSKELKKELGIDENAKYASFNDFFRATKDGGSEYKLTKFAEIANRKHPGSRNTFDKDVIKIDERLNVFYMIFIGEIFKIFPKQDDPSNSWYSPASAMMYFPPKEADLVINMMREYFAAVDAATKDNDWSKADATLDKISAYQQKYGSAVMPSEEKINIEILFNKIQIFERLTPVYLLAGLALLFFVFIKMLAPKVQINGIVKIVYIINLLAFFAHTVGLGLRWYIAEHAPWSNAYESMVYIAWALGFSGIVFAKRSPIALALTSILAGVTLFVAHLSWMDPQITTLVPVLQSYWLTIHVSVITASYGFLGLCALLGGFTLLLIILQNKKKPNPEISRNILEATRINEMAMILGLSLLTLGNFLGGVWANESWGRYWGWDSKETWALVSILVYAAVLHIRFIPKLNNQYAFAVASFFAYWSIIMTYFGVNFYLAGMHSYAAGDPLPVPDFVWISIVIMVLMSILAFTKRSLCSRL from the coding sequence ATGTTAAATCCAAGATCATTATTTTTAAGTATGGGTCCAGCTATCATTTTGATGATAATCTTTGCCATAGCTAGCGGAGCCGCTACGATAATAGAAAGTAAAACCAGCACAGAAGCTGCATGGTACTATGTTTATGGTGCCAGCTGGTTTGCTCTCATTCAACTACTTCTTGGCATAAATTTGGCCTATAATATCTTTAGATATAACTTAATAGATCCTAAAAAGCTCCCTTCGCTTATCTTTCACCTTGGTTTTATCGTTATCTTAATCGGTGCTGGCATAACAAGATACCTTGGCTTTGAGGCTGATATGCATATAAGAGAAAAAACTCAGTCAAATATCGTTACGACAAAAATATCCTATTTAAATTTAACTGCATTAAACGATAATGGAGAAGAGATAAACGCTGCTTTGCCACTAGGAATTTCTGATGCAAAAAAAGGTTTTGATCTAAAGCTAAAAATAGCAGATAATGAAGCTAATTTAAAATTTAAAGAATTTGTGCCAAATGCAAGTTATAAGTTTGTGGATGATAAAAACGGGCAACCAGTAGTGGAATTTGTGGTTTCAAACGAGAGTGAAAGTGAAGAAATCTTCTTGTTAGAAGAAGAGGAAGCAAGAGTTGCAGATATTAGTTTTATCTTTAATGCTAAACCAGATGAGAGTAAAAAATATGTGCTTTTTAAATTAGTGGACGGAAATTTCACAGTTACTTCAAATACTGATCTTTCAAAATTTACAATGAGTGATAGCTCAAAAACTGAGTTAAAAGCTGGTAGTGTAAATGATTTTGGCATGGGCAGTCTTTATACTATTTCAAATATAAATTTTGCTCCAAGATTAGTTTCGACTCATGCTTTAAGAAAGCTAGTTAGCACAAAAGATAGCGAATTTAACGCCTTGATAGCTGAATTAAATTATAAAGGCGAGAGTAAAGAGATGCATATTTTTTATAACCTAACAGAGCCTTCACGCTTAGCTGTGGCTGGACAAAAATTTAACGCTTCATGGGGTGCGCAGCAAGTTAAACTTCCGTTTAGCTTATACTTAAAAGACTTTGAGCTTAAAAGATATCCTGGCTCAAATTCTCCTATGAGCTATTCAAGTGAAGTTATCGTAAAAGATGATACAAACATGTCAGGGCTTGACTATAAAATTTATATGAATCACGTGCTTGACTATGATGGTTATAGATTTTTCCAAAGTTCATACGATACAGATGAAAAAGGAACCATTCTCTCTGTAAATAAAGATCCAGGCAAGATACCAACTTATATCGGCTACTTTTTGCTTGGGCTTGGCTTTGTGTTAAATGTTGTAAATCCTGGTAGCCGCTTTAGAAAGCTAGCTAAGTTAATAGACAATGAATCAACAAAAGGTGGTAAAAAGGTTGTTGCTATCATTGCCATTATGCTTTTAAGTTTAAGTTTTAGCTCATTAAAGGCTGAAGACTTTTTGCCTAATATCAGCAAAGAGCACACACAAAAGCTTTCTAGACTTATTGTGCAAAGCTCAGATGGTAGAATGAAGCCATTTGACACTCTTAGTAAAGAAATTTTAAATAAAATACATAGAAGCGAGAACATAAATAGCCTAAACTCTAATCAAGCTATGCTTTCAATAATGGTAACGCCTGATTTTTGGCGAAATGAAAAAATTATCTCACTTGGACAAAGCAAGGAGCTAAAAAAAGAGCTTGGCATAGATGAAAATGCAAAGTATGCAAGTTTTAATGATTTTTTTAGAGCTACAAAAGATGGCGGAAGTGAATATAAACTCACAAAATTTGCTGAAATTGCTAATCGTAAGCATCCTGGATCACGCAATACATTTGATAAAGATGTGATAAAGATCGACGAGAGATTGAATGTTTTTTATATGATATTTATTGGTGAAATTTTTAAAATTTTTCCAAAGCAAGATGACCCATCAAACTCTTGGTATTCACCTGCTAGTGCAATGATGTATTTTCCGCCTAAGGAGGCCGATCTAGTCATTAATATGATGAGAGAGTATTTTGCAGCAGTTGATGCAGCAACAAAAGATAATGATTGGAGTAAGGCTGATGCCACACTTGATAAAATTTCAGCCTATCAGCAAAAGTACGGCTCTGCTGTAATGCCAAGTGAAGAAAAGATAAATATAGAAATTTTGTTTAATAAAATTCAAATTTTTGAACGATTGACGCCGGTTTATCTTTTGGCTGGCCTTGCACTTTTATTTTTTGTTTTTATCAAAATGCTAGCTCCAAAGGTCCAGATAAATGGTATTGTAAAGATTGTGTATATTATAAATTTACTAGCTTTTTTTGCTCACACTGTCGGACTTGGACTTCGTTGGTACATTGCTGAGCATGCGCCTTGGAGTAACGCTTATGAATCGATGGTCTATATCGCTTGGGCTTTAGGATTTTCTGGTATCGTCTTTGCAAAACGTAGCCCTATCGCCCTTGCTCTTACGTCTATATTGGCTGGCGTTACATTGTTTGTTGCGCACCTTAGCTGGATGGATCCGCAGATCACTACACTTGTGCCTGTACTTCAAAGCTACTGGCTAACAATACATGTCTCTGTCATTACTGCAAGTTATGGATTTTTAGGGCTTTGCGCGTTACTTGGTGGCTTTACACTATTGCTTATCATTTTGCAAAATAAGAAAAAGCCAAATCCAGAAATTTCTCGTAATATTCTTGAAGCTACTCGTATAAATGAGATGGCTATGATACTAGGACTTAGCTTGCTTACTCTTGGAAATTTCCTAGGCGGTGTCTGGGCGAACGAGAGTTGGGGTAGATATTGGGGCT